GCTCGGTCCTCCTCGCCACGCTCGTCACCGACGTCGTCGGCCTGACCGTCGCGCTGTCGCTGGCGGGCGTCGCCAACGCCCTCGGCCAACCGGCGGCCAGCCGGCTGCTCTCCCGGGTCGTCGGCGAGCGCCGCCAGGGGCTCGTCTTCGGCATCTACCAGTCCTCCAAGCCGATCGCGGGCTTGCAGGGCGGGTTGGCCGTGCCGGCCATCGCGCTGACGGTGGGGTGGCGGTGGGCCTACGCCGTCGCGGCCGTCGCCACCGTCCTGTTGTTGGTCCACCTCCTCCGATCGCCCGCGGAGGACGCGAGCGAGGGCCGGACACCGCCTCCCGTCGCATCCGACCGCCCGCGCGCCGCCGGCGCCCGGCCGACCCTCGACCGGTCGGTGCGGGTGCCCCTGCTGATCGGCGCGGCGCTCGGCTTCGGCGCGGTGAAGGTGTTCGCCACGTTCGTGGTCGACGGTGGCGTCGAGGCCGGTCTGTCCCCGGCGACAGCCGGACTGGTGCTCTCCGCGGCCAGCGCCCTCGCGGTCGCCTCGCGCCTCACCGTCGGGCTGGTGGCCGACCGGCGCAGCGGCCACCAACTCGGGATGGTCGCGGCGATGCTCGGGGTCGGCAGCCTCGGCTTCGTCCTGCTGGCCCTGTCGCGACCCGGACCGGTCGTGGCCGGCGCGCTGGTCGTCGCCGCCGGCGCGTGGGGCTACAACGGCCTGTTCTACCTCTCGGTCACGCGTCTGCTGACCGCGGCGCCCGGGACGATCACCGGCCTCGTGCTCTCGAGCTCCTCGGTCGGAGGGGTGCTCGCGCCGTTGGCCTTCGGGCTGGTCGTCGACCGGTGGTCCTACACCGTCGGGTGGGGCGCGACCGCCGCGTGGGGCCTGGTGGCGGCGGGGATGCTGCGGGTGGCGCACCTCCGCACGGCCGCGCCGACCACCGTGCCCGCGACGGGAGGATCGTGATGGGCCGCCTGCACCCCCTGGAGCAGCCGCCGATCCTCCGCGACCGGGTCTACGCGACCCTCGAGGAGCTGATCATCGACCGGACGCTCGCGCCGGGCTCCCGGCTGCTCGAAGGCGAGCTCGCCGAGCAGCTGGACGTCAGCCGCAACCCGGTCCGCGAGGCGCTGACCATGCTGGCCCACTCGGGCTGGGTCGATCTGCGGCCGCGCATCGGCGCGGTCGTCCACACCCCGACGGCGAAGGAGGTCGACGACTTCTTCACCGTCCGCGGGGCGCTCGAGGAGGAGTCCGCGCGGCTGGCCGCGGTCAAGGCGACGCCCGGCGACGTCGCGGACCTCCGAGGTCTGCTCGCGGACGGGTGGGTCAGCGTCGCCGCGGAGGATCCGGCCGGGATGTCCACGGCCAACGCCGCGTTCCACGCGCGGGTCGGACGGGTCGCCGACAACCGGGTGCTCGACGAGGTCCTCGCCCTGATGAAGAAGCGTCTGCGGTGGTACTTCAGCTCTGTCGCCACCGCCCGCGGCGCGGGGTCCTGGGAGGAGCACGCCCGGCTCATCGATGCCCTCGACGCCCACGACACCGGCGCCGCCGCGCAGGTCAGCCGGGACCACACGCGCGCCACCGCCGAGCTGTACCGCGACACCGCCGCCGCGGACCCCGCCGACCGGACGTGAACGCCTCCGCGGTCACGCCCGTGACGTGGCTCCTCGCCGCGACCCCTGTCGTGGTGCTGTTCGCCACCGCGCTGGTGCGGCGCATCGCGACCCACCACGCCGCGCTGGCCGTCGCGGTCCTCACCGCGGTCATCGGGGTGACGGCCTTCGACGCCGGCGGCGCGGTCCTCGGCGTGGCGGTCGGGAAGGGCCTGTGGCTCGGGCTCTGGATCCTCTGCGTCGTCTGGCCCGCGCTGCTCCTGTACGGCGTGGCCCGCGCCGGCGGTCTCGAGCAGATCGGCCGGACCGTCGCCGCGCTCCTGCCCCGGCGTCGCGAGCGCCTCCTCCTCCTCGCCTGGGTCCTCCCCTCGTTCATCCAGGGCGTGGCCGGGTTCGGCACACCGATCGCGGTCAGCGCGCCCCTGCTGCTCGCCGCCGGGTGGTCCCCGGTCCGCGCCGTCGTCTACCCGCTCATCGGCTACCACTGGTCGGTCACGTTCGGGTCGATGGGCTCGTCGTTCTACATGGCCGCCCTGACCGCGGAGCTCGGGCTGGCCGACCAGACGGCGTTCGCGCTGCTCGCCTCGACGGCGCTCGCGATCCACTGCGTGGTCGCGGGCGCCCTGGTGCTGTGGCTGGACGGCGGTCTCGCCGCGGTCCGGGAGGGACTGCGCATGCTCGTCGTCGCCGGCGCGGCCATGGGTGGTGCGCTCGTCGGCGTGGCCCTCGTCGTCCCCGCGGTCGCCAGCCTCGCCGCCGGCACGGTCGGTCTGGCCACCGTCCTCGTCCTCTCGTCGCTCCGCGGAGCCGATCGGCGCACGCGACCGATCCTCGGTGCCAGCGCGGACCACCCGGTCCTGGACGAGGGGCAGCGGACCTCTGCGACCACCTCGATCGCCGCCTTCGCCCCCTACCTCTGGTTGCTCCTCACGG
This portion of the Euzebya sp. genome encodes:
- a CDS encoding GntR family transcriptional regulator gives rise to the protein MGRLHPLEQPPILRDRVYATLEELIIDRTLAPGSRLLEGELAEQLDVSRNPVREALTMLAHSGWVDLRPRIGAVVHTPTAKEVDDFFTVRGALEEESARLAAVKATPGDVADLRGLLADGWVSVAAEDPAGMSTANAAFHARVGRVADNRVLDEVLALMKKRLRWYFSSVATARGAGSWEEHARLIDALDAHDTGAAAQVSRDHTRATAELYRDTAAADPADRT
- a CDS encoding L-lactate permease gives rise to the protein MNASAVTPVTWLLAATPVVVLFATALVRRIATHHAALAVAVLTAVIGVTAFDAGGAVLGVAVGKGLWLGLWILCVVWPALLLYGVARAGGLEQIGRTVAALLPRRRERLLLLAWVLPSFIQGVAGFGTPIAVSAPLLLAAGWSPVRAVVYPLIGYHWSVTFGSMGSSFYMAALTAELGLADQTAFALLASTALAIHCVVAGALVLWLDGGLAAVREGLRMLVVAGAAMGGALVGVALVVPAVASLAAGTVGLATVLVLSSLRGADRRTRPILGASADHPVLDEGQRTSATTSIAAFAPYLWLLLTALPVFLVPASRSWVRANLLVAPGFGETATGLGWVNAAVTDYTPIALLGHPGSYVALAAALGYLTYRAVGLLGPGGNRILRPWLASLPKSSTSIASLAVLATVMADTGMVAVLAEGIAGVARGTFPALSPVVGGIGSFITGSTTTSNALFAGLQLQIAERLDVAPTVLLAAQTVGGNVGNAVAPVVILIGATTIGDPDVLGTVLRRCLPAAGVLFAVAALITLLRV
- a CDS encoding MFS transporter codes for the protein MSGRRDAGPTVVATAVVVVCVLPVFLTGGMVTQLREDLALDVSAIGVAMSAFVAAQALCSRSLGRRADRIGAAAALRIATGIALASSVLLATLVTDVVGLTVALSLAGVANALGQPAASRLLSRVVGERRQGLVFGIYQSSKPIAGLQGGLAVPAIALTVGWRWAYAVAAVATVLLLVHLLRSPAEDASEGRTPPPVASDRPRAAGARPTLDRSVRVPLLIGAALGFGAVKVFATFVVDGGVEAGLSPATAGLVLSAASALAVASRLTVGLVADRRSGHQLGMVAAMLGVGSLGFVLLALSRPGPVVAGALVVAAGAWGYNGLFYLSVTRLLTAAPGTITGLVLSSSSVGGVLAPLAFGLVVDRWSYTVGWGATAAWGLVAAGMLRVAHLRTAAPTTVPATGGS